From one Nonomuraea polychroma genomic stretch:
- a CDS encoding trypsin-like serine peptidase yields MYSRARRIAIPLAGLVAIGLAAGMVSGAAASATAPSDVISKNAATPAEQAIQFWTPDRIKLATDHNDGLDLTSKGVKGSNDTPDGPPGSVPPIGEEKTKAKKSKHVNLPNTVGRVFFTLPKADPRNPKNWRYCSASSVQGKYRNLVATSAHCVYDTSKNTFYDNWIFIPSYWDGDKVWEGKAPYGIYAAKTFNAHDDFVVKEDYDFDYAFVNVYNGIKVKWEKVNGRWQWTVKNAGRLGDNVGGQGFTWNRSTKLNVFSFGYPAGEHPDGDKPYTGRTMKFCYGKTKPMPEARKYNLQEHIGFKCSFTAGASGGPFLYNYKSASRTGYLVGVNSVAWDTDGNDRYDHISSPYFNGDTYKVYKAAANRWTGNMP; encoded by the coding sequence ATGTATTCCCGAGCAAGGCGCATCGCGATCCCGCTCGCCGGCCTGGTGGCCATCGGGCTGGCCGCGGGAATGGTCAGCGGCGCCGCGGCGAGCGCGACGGCACCCTCCGACGTCATCTCCAAGAACGCCGCCACCCCCGCCGAGCAGGCGATCCAGTTCTGGACGCCGGACCGCATCAAGCTGGCCACCGACCACAACGACGGCCTGGACCTGACGTCGAAGGGCGTCAAGGGCAGCAATGACACCCCCGACGGCCCGCCCGGCTCCGTGCCGCCGATCGGCGAGGAGAAGACGAAGGCCAAGAAGAGCAAGCACGTCAACCTGCCGAACACCGTCGGCCGCGTTTTCTTCACGCTGCCGAAGGCCGACCCGCGTAATCCGAAGAACTGGCGCTACTGCTCGGCCAGTTCGGTGCAGGGCAAGTACCGCAACCTCGTGGCGACCTCCGCCCACTGCGTGTACGACACCAGCAAGAACACCTTCTACGACAACTGGATCTTCATTCCTTCGTACTGGGACGGCGACAAGGTCTGGGAGGGCAAGGCCCCCTACGGCATTTACGCCGCCAAGACGTTCAACGCGCACGACGACTTCGTCGTGAAGGAGGACTACGACTTCGACTACGCGTTCGTCAACGTCTACAACGGCATCAAGGTCAAGTGGGAGAAGGTCAACGGCCGGTGGCAGTGGACGGTCAAGAACGCCGGCCGGCTCGGTGACAACGTCGGCGGCCAGGGCTTCACCTGGAACCGGAGCACCAAGCTGAACGTGTTCTCCTTCGGCTACCCGGCGGGCGAGCACCCCGACGGCGACAAGCCGTACACCGGCCGCACGATGAAGTTCTGCTACGGCAAGACCAAGCCGATGCCCGAGGCCAGGAAGTACAACCTGCAGGAGCACATCGGGTTCAAGTGCTCCTTCACCGCCGGAGCCAGCGGCGGACCGTTCCTCTACAACTACAAGAGCGCGTCGCGCACCGGCTACCTGGTCGGCGTGAACAGCGTCGCGTGGGACACCGACGGCAACGACCGTTACGACCACATCTCGTCGCCTTACTTCAACGGCGACACGTACAAGGTCTACAAGGCCGCCGCCAACCGGTGGACCGGCAACATGCCGTGA
- a CDS encoding WD40 repeat domain-containing protein — protein sequence MNVRPSVKAFVIIGLVMLGIIAAIGSLLVYAQQEAFTNERTLLARSLALQASELRDVDPYTSLKLSVAAVHINADAASRKVLLESLLVLRREDLFSLNPRGARSVALSQDGHVALIEDADEIGVWDLSGMLDPNIEGEVEKRAKLEGDYGDVDVLALSSDGRTALVSQDNGTAVLWDLNNLAQPTRLGAINAGAASDADRRIEALALSRDGRTACVGDLDGNFSIWDLSVKTKPIRRSHVRLLGGRISSISLDADARLAAILTKERDVAIWDLGRHDNPIQLSRLDLPFKTAGPISISADGREILVGSSHRADLWSLADPAKPVHAATLDMPNKDLYDIALSDSGKISLFAGDGGSVPLWDLSSQTRPTNISSLKNYSQEVSYIAVSANGEVALTASPDRGATMWDLRDLPEMLEDPIGVACDAPDRLKITREEWTRYAGGADWTRYGGGLLGEDTLAACSIDWALS from the coding sequence ATGAACGTCCGTCCTAGTGTGAAAGCCTTTGTAATCATTGGCCTGGTCATGCTGGGTATCATAGCTGCGATCGGCTCCTTGTTGGTCTACGCACAGCAGGAAGCATTCACGAATGAGCGGACCCTTCTGGCTCGCTCTCTCGCCCTCCAGGCGAGTGAACTGAGAGATGTGGATCCATATACATCCCTCAAACTCAGCGTAGCTGCGGTACATATCAACGCGGACGCCGCAAGCCGCAAGGTATTGCTTGAAAGCCTCTTGGTGCTGCGTCGCGAAGATCTCTTCTCTCTGAATCCAAGAGGTGCTCGCAGTGTGGCGCTGAGCCAGGACGGTCACGTGGCGCTCATAGAGGACGCAGACGAGATCGGCGTCTGGGATCTGAGCGGCATGCTCGACCCGAATATAGAAGGTGAAGTCGAAAAGCGAGCTAAACTGGAAGGTGATTATGGAGATGTAGACGTCCTTGCACTCTCCTCTGACGGTCGAACCGCGTTGGTTAGCCAAGATAACGGTACGGCGGTGCTATGGGATCTGAACAACCTTGCACAGCCTACTCGCCTAGGAGCTATCAATGCGGGTGCCGCAAGTGACGCCGATCGGCGGATAGAGGCGCTCGCGTTGTCACGTGATGGCCGCACGGCATGCGTCGGTGACCTCGACGGAAATTTTTCCATCTGGGATCTCAGTGTAAAAACGAAACCGATTAGGCGCTCACATGTTCGGCTCCTGGGTGGCCGCATCAGTAGCATCTCTCTTGACGCTGATGCCCGTCTTGCTGCCATCCTGACAAAGGAACGAGACGTGGCAATCTGGGACCTCGGTCGCCACGATAACCCAATCCAGCTCAGTAGACTGGACCTGCCATTTAAGACTGCAGGTCCAATATCTATTAGTGCAGACGGACGTGAAATCCTCGTCGGAAGCTCGCACCGGGCGGATCTATGGTCACTGGCAGACCCTGCTAAGCCGGTTCATGCTGCCACTCTGGATATGCCCAATAAGGATCTCTACGATATCGCCCTCTCCGACTCTGGGAAGATTTCACTTTTTGCGGGAGATGGCGGCAGTGTGCCGCTCTGGGATCTGTCGAGCCAAACTCGGCCGACAAACATCTCCTCCCTGAAGAATTACTCTCAAGAAGTCAGCTATATCGCTGTCAGTGCTAATGGAGAGGTGGCGCTGACTGCTAGTCCCGATCGCGGAGCGACGATGTGGGACCTGAGGGACTTGCCGGAGATGCTGGAGGATCCCATTGGTGTCGCTTGTGATGCTCCAGACCGTCTGAAGATTACTCGCGAAGAGTGGACTCGATACGCTGGCGGTGCTGATTGGACGCGATACGGCGGCGGCCTACTGGGTGAAGATACCTTGGCAGCGTGCTCGATCGATTGGGCGCTAAGCTGA
- a CDS encoding trypsin-like serine peptidase has translation MKRILLPAGGAILVTGLLAAGLTGTAQAEPDVARDPMARNTSEAASVASFWLASNGAALRAATQYTWDSNEVRKVVSKGGADPDGRPGTTAPTGETKSTGRAQNVNLPKTIGKVFFVDAAGKFRWCSATSIQSNYRNLVATAGHCVYDTDKDTALLDNWVFVPGYYQGRAPWGIYVGKQAFTHYDFDVYEDYDRDYAFVTVYNGILFNGVKQVDRRDYQRFTGPKRRWGGHYYILLSKDAGRLGDNVGGQGFAWNQPTGKPVRAFGYPAAPHPDGDKPYSGVTPKHCYGTTTAKMVGAPWLKIQEHIGLKCAVTPGYDGGPWLMNYSNGKRLGYVNGVTSTFADQDGNDRVDYITSPYFDGETAAVYNAAKNVWSGKIVGPNGELYK, from the coding sequence TTGAAGCGAATCCTTCTCCCCGCTGGTGGCGCCATTCTGGTCACCGGCCTGCTCGCGGCCGGCCTGACCGGAACCGCGCAGGCCGAGCCTGACGTCGCCCGTGACCCGATGGCCCGCAACACGTCCGAAGCCGCCTCCGTCGCCTCCTTCTGGCTGGCGTCGAACGGCGCCGCTCTTCGCGCCGCGACGCAGTACACCTGGGACTCGAACGAGGTGCGGAAGGTCGTTTCCAAGGGCGGCGCCGACCCCGACGGCCGGCCCGGCACCACGGCCCCCACCGGTGAGACGAAGTCCACCGGCCGCGCTCAGAACGTCAATCTGCCGAAGACCATCGGCAAGGTCTTCTTCGTCGACGCCGCCGGCAAGTTCCGCTGGTGCTCGGCCACCTCCATCCAGTCGAACTACCGCAACCTGGTCGCCACCGCCGGCCACTGCGTGTACGACACGGACAAGGACACGGCGCTCCTGGACAACTGGGTCTTCGTGCCCGGCTACTACCAGGGCAGGGCCCCCTGGGGCATCTACGTGGGCAAGCAGGCCTTCACCCACTACGACTTCGACGTCTACGAGGACTACGACCGCGACTACGCGTTCGTCACCGTCTACAACGGCATCCTCTTCAACGGCGTCAAGCAGGTGGACCGCCGGGACTACCAGCGCTTCACCGGCCCCAAGCGCCGCTGGGGCGGCCACTACTACATCCTTCTGTCGAAGGACGCCGGGCGTCTGGGCGACAATGTCGGCGGCCAGGGCTTCGCCTGGAACCAGCCCACCGGCAAGCCGGTCCGCGCCTTCGGCTACCCGGCGGCCCCGCACCCCGACGGCGACAAGCCGTACAGCGGCGTCACGCCGAAGCACTGCTACGGCACGACCACCGCCAAGATGGTCGGCGCCCCCTGGCTCAAGATCCAGGAGCACATCGGTCTCAAGTGCGCCGTGACCCCCGGTTACGACGGCGGCCCTTGGCTCATGAACTACAGCAACGGCAAGCGCCTGGGCTACGTCAACGGCGTGACCAGCACGTTCGCCGACCAGGACGGGAACGACCGCGTGGACTACATCACGTCGCCGTACTTCGACGGCGAGACGGCCGCCGTGTACAACGCGGCCAAGAACGTGTGGTCCGGCAAGATCGTCGGCCCGAACGGCGAACTGTACAAGTAA
- a CDS encoding acetyl-CoA synthetase yields MDPRTPCLIGIAQRTIREQPGPEPLALWEEVAREAAADARLPVERLDSIQIVYTDSWQYDSPVGRLAERLGAAPRHRAYSKVSGTAPHLLVGAAAAGIAAGEFDSALVAGAEALATRRAYRLAGEHVPWSHPAHPKPPYGWERPPHPAELAHGLFLPVHTYAIMETARRAALGLSIEEEIRDRARMMAPMTEVAAANPYAWRRTARTAEELVTGDRFVGWPYTRNTVAVLEVDQAAAVVLASTRLADGLGVPAEQRVYLRGWAYGEDTWEVAARPALGASQAIPRVAAAAFERAGLELGDMDAIDLYSCFAIALRQACDALGLDPLERRGLTVTGGLPYAGGPASDYVLHSTATMAGLLRAQSGHGLVTGVGMHLTKHTYAVWSSEPGGRLGDAAPVFVAKGVPIVGAYEGPAVVAGYTVAHGRDGSAERGVLVVDLPGGGRAHAVVERSELLADAECRELVGEEVRLTTDGKVNVAAW; encoded by the coding sequence ATGGATCCGCGCACCCCCTGTCTCATCGGCATCGCGCAACGCACCATTCGCGAGCAGCCCGGCCCCGAACCGCTTGCCCTGTGGGAGGAGGTCGCCCGTGAGGCCGCTGCCGACGCCCGGCTCCCCGTCGAGCGGCTCGACTCGATCCAGATCGTCTACACCGACTCCTGGCAGTACGACTCGCCGGTCGGCCGGCTCGCCGAGCGCCTCGGCGCCGCGCCTCGTCACCGGGCGTACTCCAAGGTCAGCGGTACGGCCCCGCACCTGCTCGTCGGCGCGGCGGCGGCCGGGATCGCGGCGGGGGAGTTCGACTCCGCGCTCGTGGCGGGCGCCGAGGCGCTGGCCACGCGGCGGGCGTACCGGCTGGCGGGCGAGCACGTGCCGTGGAGCCACCCTGCCCACCCCAAACCCCCGTACGGGTGGGAACGCCCGCCGCATCCCGCGGAGCTGGCGCACGGGCTGTTCCTGCCGGTGCACACGTACGCGATCATGGAGACGGCGCGGCGGGCGGCGCTCGGACTGTCCATCGAAGAGGAGATACGCGACCGGGCGCGGATGATGGCGCCGATGACCGAGGTGGCCGCCGCGAACCCGTACGCGTGGCGCAGGACCGCCCGCACCGCCGAGGAGCTCGTGACCGGCGATCGTTTCGTCGGCTGGCCCTACACCAGGAACACCGTGGCCGTGCTGGAGGTGGACCAGGCGGCCGCCGTCGTCCTGGCGAGCACGCGGCTGGCCGACGGGCTCGGCGTGCCCGCGGAGCAGCGGGTGTACCTGCGGGGGTGGGCGTACGGCGAGGACACGTGGGAGGTGGCCGCCCGGCCCGCGCTCGGCGCGTCCCAGGCCATCCCGCGGGTCGCCGCCGCCGCCTTCGAGCGGGCGGGGCTGGAGCTCGGTGACATGGACGCGATCGACCTCTACAGCTGTTTCGCGATCGCGCTGCGGCAGGCGTGCGACGCGCTCGGGCTCGATCCGCTGGAGCGGCGCGGGCTGACGGTGACCGGCGGGCTGCCGTACGCGGGCGGGCCGGCCAGCGACTACGTCCTGCACTCGACCGCCACCATGGCGGGGCTGCTGCGGGCGCAGTCGGGGCACGGGCTGGTGACCGGGGTGGGGATGCACCTGACCAAGCACACGTACGCGGTGTGGTCGAGCGAGCCGGGCGGGCGGCTGGGGGATGCGGCGCCGGTGTTCGTGGCCAAAGGGGTGCCGATCGTGGGCGCCTACGAGGGGCCTGCCGTGGTCGCGGGGTACACGGTGGCGCACGGTCGGGACGGGAGTGCCGAGAGGGGGGTTCTCGTGGTGGATCTGCCGGGTGGCGGGCGGGCGCATGCGGTGGTGGAGCGGTCTGAGCTGCTGGCGGATGCCGAATGCCGGGAGTTGGTGGGCGAGGAGGTGCGGCTGACGACGGACGGGAAGGTCAATGTGGCCGCGTGGTGA
- a CDS encoding DUF6247 family protein produces the protein MSAQPHAPAPHTPDKTFTGVRTALFHPDDIAEFDAEYAELTSTPVVPMAALDEFLARWWRTAIVANRDRDDWHSVLETVERLRNGERPTGRNLADVARERGYEVAE, from the coding sequence ATGAGCGCACAGCCACACGCCCCCGCCCCGCACACGCCGGACAAGACCTTCACCGGCGTTCGGACAGCCCTCTTCCATCCTGACGACATCGCTGAATTCGATGCCGAGTATGCCGAGCTGACCAGCACCCCTGTCGTGCCCATGGCTGCCCTGGACGAGTTCCTCGCTCGCTGGTGGCGTACAGCGATCGTGGCCAACCGTGACCGTGATGACTGGCACAGCGTCCTAGAGACTGTCGAGCGCCTGCGCAACGGCGAGCGGCCCACGGGACGCAACCTTGCCGACGTAGCGCGCGAGCGTGGTTACGAGGTTGCCGAGTAG
- a CDS encoding trypsin-like serine peptidase: protein MISRARHAAVAALSSALLILPAFTGVAQAAPAAVVSTVPLAKTADDVKKVAEYWKPETLKKADSYSPATPGAAATPTSSAASGAAGPAAPGSTAARRISTAQAAAPAMPRKSKVASTMGKVYFRFGDKQYWCSASAVAAKNRSVVSTAGHCVYDPRQAKPAEFWIFVPNPGPNGETPAGIYVGSSISMHEDWAGKGDYDYDYAFVTVHRGFTWAAKNGQYVMQDVGRLQDNVGGLGLELNKKPATYTVSAWGYPAGTQPNGTKPYDGTQLRGCREGPTRWTVAPSLDLQKGVQLQACDFSPGASGGPWVIGYDKDRRIGSLNGVNSLTWNRDAKDLYDAVSSPYFDSVTGEVYRRAASQTTPGNVT from the coding sequence ATGATCTCCCGGGCCAGGCACGCGGCGGTGGCTGCACTGAGCAGCGCGCTGCTGATACTGCCTGCCTTCACGGGAGTCGCCCAGGCCGCACCCGCCGCCGTGGTCTCCACCGTCCCGCTGGCCAAGACCGCGGATGACGTCAAGAAGGTCGCCGAGTACTGGAAGCCCGAGACGCTCAAGAAGGCCGACAGCTACAGCCCCGCCACGCCCGGCGCCGCCGCCACCCCGACCAGTTCGGCCGCCTCGGGCGCCGCCGGTCCCGCCGCGCCCGGCTCCACGGCCGCCAGGCGGATCTCGACCGCGCAGGCCGCCGCCCCCGCGATGCCGCGCAAGAGCAAGGTCGCCAGCACCATGGGCAAGGTCTACTTCCGCTTCGGGGACAAGCAATATTGGTGCTCCGCCAGCGCGGTCGCCGCCAAGAACCGCAGCGTGGTCTCCACCGCCGGGCATTGCGTGTACGACCCACGACAGGCCAAGCCGGCCGAATTCTGGATCTTCGTTCCCAACCCCGGTCCCAACGGCGAGACGCCGGCCGGCATCTACGTGGGCTCGTCGATCAGCATGCACGAGGACTGGGCGGGCAAGGGCGACTACGACTACGACTACGCGTTCGTGACCGTGCACCGGGGCTTCACCTGGGCGGCCAAGAACGGCCAGTACGTGATGCAGGATGTGGGCAGGCTCCAGGACAACGTGGGCGGCCTGGGGCTCGAGCTGAACAAGAAGCCGGCCACGTACACGGTGTCCGCGTGGGGCTACCCGGCCGGCACCCAGCCGAACGGCACCAAGCCGTACGACGGCACGCAGCTGCGCGGGTGCCGCGAAGGCCCGACGCGCTGGACCGTGGCCCCCAGCCTCGACCTGCAGAAGGGCGTGCAGCTCCAAGCGTGCGACTTCAGCCCCGGCGCGAGCGGCGGCCCCTGGGTGATCGGCTACGACAAGGACCGCAGGATCGGCAGCCTCAACGGCGTCAACAGCCTGACCTGGAACCGGGACGCCAAGGATCTGTACGACGCGGTGTCATCCCCGTACTTCGACAGCGTCACGGGTGAGGTCTACCGACGCGCCGCTTCACAGACCACTCCGGGAAATGTGACCTAA